A window of the Roseovarius sp. S88 genome harbors these coding sequences:
- a CDS encoding ACT domain-containing protein, whose protein sequence is MTSGAPIKDTAAMIAGMAPMRDPETWFFCTTDDKNLAAKAVPHALTVFAEEEGQSLILPEVAARDLGFALEMPMTRITLSVHSALDGVGLTAAVASALAGAHIPCNMVAAYHHDHAFVPSELADQAMDVLLKLAQAGAS, encoded by the coding sequence ATGACGTCGGGCGCGCCCATCAAGGACACGGCCGCCATGATCGCGGGCATGGCCCCGATGCGCGACCCGGAGACATGGTTCTTCTGCACGACAGACGACAAGAATTTGGCGGCCAAGGCTGTGCCTCATGCACTGACTGTGTTTGCTGAGGAAGAGGGACAGTCGCTGATCCTGCCAGAAGTTGCGGCACGGGATCTGGGCTTTGCGCTTGAGATGCCCATGACGCGCATCACGCTGTCGGTGCATTCGGCACTGGATGGCGTTGGCCTCACGGCGGCGGTGGCCTCAGCTTTGGCCGGAGCGCATATTCCCTGCAACATGGTGGCGGCCTATCATCATGACCATGCTTTTGTGCCCTCCGAATTGGCGGATCAGGCCATGGATGTTTTGCTTAAGCTGGCACAGGCAGGTGCGTCATGA
- the mraY gene encoding phospho-N-acetylmuramoyl-pentapeptide-transferase, with product MLYWLTALSDGGDFFNLFRYITFRAGGAFLTALFFGFMFGKPLINVLRRKQGKGQPIRDDGPESHVAKSGTPTMGGLLIVGALLTSTLFWARLDNPFVWLVLFVTLSFGLIGFWDDYAKVSKQTVKGAPGKVRLALGVAIAAIASYWATMYHPEALQYRLALPVFKDTLINLGFFFIPFAMFVIVGAANAVNLTDGLDGLAIMPVMIAAGALGVIAYAVGRVDFTEYLDVHYVPGTGEILIFVAGLFGGGLGFLWYNAPPAAVFMGDTGSLALGGALGAIAVASKHEVVLAIVGGLFVVEALSVIIQVLYFKRTGKRVFLMAPIHHHFEKKGWAESQIVIRFWIIALILAMIGLATLKVR from the coding sequence ATGCTGTATTGGTTAACCGCGCTGTCGGACGGCGGGGATTTCTTCAACCTTTTTCGATACATCACGTTCCGTGCCGGAGGCGCTTTTCTAACGGCGCTCTTTTTCGGTTTTATGTTCGGCAAACCGCTGATCAACGTGCTGCGCCGCAAGCAGGGCAAGGGCCAGCCGATCCGGGATGACGGCCCCGAAAGCCATGTCGCCAAGTCGGGAACACCCACCATGGGCGGCTTGCTGATTGTGGGTGCACTTCTGACGTCGACATTGTTTTGGGCCAGGCTCGACAATCCTTTTGTGTGGCTGGTGCTTTTTGTCACTCTGTCCTTTGGTTTGATCGGCTTTTGGGACGACTATGCCAAGGTGTCCAAACAAACGGTAAAGGGCGCTCCGGGAAAGGTGCGTTTGGCGCTTGGTGTCGCGATTGCGGCGATCGCGTCATACTGGGCGACGATGTATCATCCCGAGGCCTTGCAATACCGCCTTGCCCTTCCGGTGTTCAAAGACACGCTGATCAATCTGGGCTTTTTCTTTATTCCATTTGCGATGTTCGTCATCGTGGGGGCGGCCAATGCCGTCAACCTGACCGATGGGCTTGATGGGCTGGCGATCATGCCGGTGATGATCGCAGCAGGTGCGCTGGGTGTGATTGCCTATGCCGTTGGGCGCGTGGACTTCACTGAATATCTAGACGTGCATTATGTGCCGGGTACAGGCGAGATCCTGATCTTTGTGGCGGGGCTCTTTGGCGGCGGGCTTGGCTTTCTGTGGTACAATGCTCCGCCTGCAGCGGTCTTTATGGGGGACACCGGTTCGTTGGCTTTGGGCGGTGCTTTGGGGGCCATTGCCGTGGCTTCCAAACATGAGGTGGTGCTGGCGATTGTAGGGGGGCTTTTTGTGGTCGAAGCGCTCAGCGTGATCATTCAGGTGCTCTACTTCAAACGAACCGGCAAACGCGTGTTTCTGATGGCACCCATCCACCACCATTTTGAAAAGAAAGGCTGGGCTGAGTCGCAGATCGTGATCCGGTTCTGGATTATTGCCCTCATCCTCGCGATGATCGGGCTGGCCACGTTGAAGGTGCGCTGA
- a CDS encoding UDP-N-acetylmuramoyl-tripeptide--D-alanyl-D-alanine ligase, which translates to MSLWTAAEAAAATGGENTQDWSASGVSIDTRTLKPGDLFVALRDVRDGHDFVAQALAKGAAAALVSHVPKDVDPEAPLLVVKDVLPALEALGQAARARTEARVVAVTGSVGKTSTKDMLRTVLAGQGRTHAAEASYNNHWGVPLTLARMPVDTEFAVIEIGMNHPGEIAPLSRMARPHVAIVTTVAPAHLEAFENIEGIAHEKASIFEGLEPNGTAIVNGDVDTAAILRETAERLAGTVVSFGESEGLNWQLRDVQVHNTSTVAKAQVSGEHVLFKVGTPGAHFAANALAVLAAVDAMGADLDVAVSDLGRWHPPSGRGTHETLLLDVADETLTIALIDDAFNANPASMEASLAVLAGTVPEDDIGRVAAGRRIAVLGDMLELGPDEAVLHADLANLPAMQELDIVHCVGSRMRALYDALPERKRGRWVNEAEELAAQAARLIDAGDVILVKGSKGSRVSRVVEALRRAARGGTREEEDV; encoded by the coding sequence ATGAGTCTCTGGACCGCAGCCGAGGCCGCAGCGGCCACAGGCGGGGAAAACACGCAGGATTGGTCGGCCTCGGGTGTTTCGATTGATACGCGCACGCTGAAGCCCGGCGATTTGTTCGTGGCGCTCAGGGATGTGCGCGACGGGCATGATTTTGTTGCACAAGCGCTTGCCAAGGGCGCGGCAGCGGCGCTGGTCAGCCATGTGCCTAAGGATGTGGACCCCGAGGCGCCGCTTCTGGTGGTGAAAGATGTTTTACCTGCGCTGGAGGCTTTGGGGCAGGCCGCGCGTGCAAGGACAGAAGCGCGTGTTGTTGCCGTGACCGGATCGGTGGGCAAGACTTCGACCAAGGACATGCTGCGCACGGTGCTGGCCGGACAGGGGCGGACGCATGCGGCAGAGGCCAGTTACAACAACCATTGGGGTGTTCCGCTGACGTTGGCGCGGATGCCCGTAGACACCGAATTCGCCGTCATCGAGATCGGCATGAACCATCCCGGAGAGATCGCACCTCTATCACGCATGGCGCGTCCACATGTGGCGATCGTCACCACCGTGGCACCTGCGCATCTTGAGGCGTTCGAGAATATCGAAGGCATCGCGCATGAAAAGGCGTCAATCTTTGAAGGGCTAGAGCCGAACGGCACGGCGATTGTGAATGGTGATGTGGACACAGCGGCAATCCTGCGCGAGACCGCAGAGCGCCTGGCCGGGACCGTGGTGTCCTTTGGCGAAAGTGAAGGTCTCAATTGGCAATTGAGGGACGTACAGGTCCACAACACCTCTACTGTGGCCAAGGCGCAGGTTTCAGGTGAACATGTACTCTTCAAGGTCGGCACACCCGGAGCGCACTTCGCCGCCAACGCGCTCGCCGTTCTGGCCGCCGTGGATGCCATGGGCGCAGACCTCGATGTTGCGGTGTCGGATCTGGGTCGCTGGCATCCGCCTTCGGGGCGCGGCACGCATGAGACGCTTTTGCTGGATGTGGCCGATGAGACGCTGACCATCGCGCTTATTGACGATGCGTTTAACGCCAACCCCGCCTCAATGGAGGCGTCGCTGGCGGTTTTGGCGGGAACGGTTCCCGAGGACGACATCGGGCGTGTCGCCGCGGGTCGCCGTATCGCGGTTTTGGGGGATATGTTGGAACTAGGCCCTGATGAGGCAGTGCTTCATGCCGATCTGGCCAATCTTCCAGCCATGCAAGAGCTTGACATTGTCCATTGTGTCGGGTCACGGATGCGCGCGCTTTACGATGCGCTGCCAGAGCGTAAGCGGGGACGCTGGGTGAACGAAGCCGAAGAGCTTGCAGCCCAGGCGGCCCGCTTGATTGATGCAGGTGACGTGATCCTGGTCAAAGGCTCCAAAGGCAGCCGGGTGAGCCGCGTGGTTGAGGCGCTCAGACGTGCAGCGCGCGGTGGGACGCGTGAAGAAGAGGATGTGTAG
- a CDS encoding UDP-N-acetylmuramoyl-L-alanyl-D-glutamate--2,6-diaminopimelate ligase has product MVGQSKSLADLGLTAQQGRRADVTGLAVDSREVKEGYLFAALPGSRVHGGEFITYALRMGAGAILTDPEGARIAEAELAECDAALIIAEDPRQTLAFAAALWFEEQPETMVAVTGTNGKTSVANFTRQIWIALGLEAVNLGTTGVEGAWEAPLAHTTPEPITLHRALVGAALHGITHAAMEASSHGLEQRRLDGVRLAAAGFTNLSQDHLDYHKTFEAYFEAKAGLFSRVLPEDGTAVINIDDPRGADMIEVAKRRGQDVMRIGSAEGADLRILDRRFSPTGQTLRFDWRGQVHQAEVNLIGGFQTDNVLMAAGLAIAAGADPDLVFNTLPRMDTVRGRMQLAATRKNGAAVFVDYAHTPDAVATALQAFRPHVLGRLVAIVGAGGDRDQGKRPLMGAAAAEHADQVIVTDDNPRSEDPAVIRAAVMEGVTEAGASDHAMEVGDRAEAILRGVDALGPGDALLICGKGHETGQVIGDDTLPFDDCEQASVAVAALDGLGV; this is encoded by the coding sequence GTGGTGGGGCAGAGCAAATCCTTGGCGGATCTGGGACTGACGGCGCAGCAAGGGCGGCGCGCCGATGTCACTGGGCTTGCGGTTGACAGTCGCGAGGTGAAAGAGGGCTATCTTTTTGCTGCCCTTCCGGGAAGCCGCGTGCATGGCGGTGAGTTCATCACCTACGCGTTGCGCATGGGGGCGGGGGCGATCCTGACCGATCCCGAAGGCGCACGTATTGCCGAAGCAGAGCTGGCCGAATGCGATGCCGCGCTGATCATTGCTGAAGATCCGCGCCAGACGCTTGCTTTTGCTGCCGCTCTTTGGTTCGAAGAACAGCCTGAAACCATGGTGGCCGTGACCGGCACCAACGGTAAAACCTCAGTGGCGAATTTCACCCGGCAGATCTGGATTGCGCTGGGGCTGGAGGCGGTCAATCTTGGCACCACGGGTGTGGAAGGCGCGTGGGAAGCACCGCTGGCCCATACAACACCGGAACCCATCACGCTGCATCGCGCGCTTGTCGGAGCGGCGCTGCATGGCATCACCCATGCGGCGATGGAAGCCTCCAGTCATGGATTGGAACAGCGCAGGCTTGATGGGGTGCGTCTTGCGGCTGCCGGGTTTACCAATCTGAGCCAGGACCATCTGGACTACCACAAGACGTTTGAAGCGTATTTTGAGGCCAAAGCAGGGCTTTTTTCGCGCGTGCTGCCTGAAGACGGGACAGCGGTCATCAACATAGACGACCCGCGCGGCGCGGACATGATTGAGGTGGCCAAGCGCCGGGGGCAGGATGTCATGCGCATCGGGTCGGCAGAAGGTGCGGACCTGCGCATTTTGGACAGGCGCTTTTCGCCCACCGGCCAAACGCTGCGCTTTGACTGGCGTGGTCAGGTGCACCAGGCTGAGGTCAATCTGATCGGTGGGTTTCAGACTGACAATGTTCTGATGGCTGCAGGGCTTGCGATTGCGGCGGGGGCTGATCCTGACCTGGTGTTCAACACGCTGCCGCGCATGGACACGGTTCGGGGACGGATGCAGCTTGCGGCCACGCGCAAAAACGGCGCGGCGGTGTTTGTTGATTACGCACATACACCTGATGCCGTGGCCACCGCGCTTCAAGCGTTCCGCCCGCATGTTCTGGGTCGGCTTGTGGCGATTGTGGGGGCAGGTGGAGATCGCGATCAGGGCAAAAGACCCCTGATGGGGGCCGCCGCCGCAGAGCACGCCGATCAGGTGATCGTTACGGATGATAACCCGCGCTCAGAGGATCCCGCCGTGATCCGGGCGGCTGTGATGGAAGGTGTGACCGAGGCAGGCGCGAGTGATCATGCGATGGAAGTGGGCGACCGTGCCGAAGCGATCCTGCGCGGCGTTGATGCGCTTGGGCCGGGAGATGCGCTTTTGATTTGCGGCAAGGGGCACGAAACGGGTCAGGTCATCGGCGATGACACCCTGCCATTTGATGATTGCGAACAGGCAAGTGTGGCTGTGGCCGCACTTGACGGGCTGGGCGTATGA
- a CDS encoding peptidoglycan D,D-transpeptidase FtsI family protein, which yields MIRTPLRPLAQILKARDAGQNPDAIERENIRLRHEEMRDQARQRAEGRLLVMGVFFTLAFLVIGARMGIMTQSEPVEPRAGVAGVEILAQRADIVDRHGRILATNFETHSLYAQPQQMVEPERAVKELVALFPDLDEKRLLKDFTGSRKFLWVKKKLSPEQVQAVHDIGEPGLLFGPREMRLYPNGRLAAHVMGGASFGREGVHAAEVIGVAGVEKYFDDRLRDPAYGHEPLTLSLDLSVQSALERVLQGGMMLMNAKGAAAVLMKVETGEVLAVASLPDFDPNDRPRPPTEGNPEDSPLFNRAVQGVYELGSVFKSFTVAQALDLRLVNPSTIIDTKGPLRWGKHKIRDFRNYGPELSVTEVIVKSSNIGTARIAQMIGAKRQQDFLKSLGLFEATPIEIVEAKGGEPLLPPKWSELSTMTVAYGHGMSTSPMHLAAGYATLANGGYLVKPTLLKQPRNQRGPQVMSKAAADRTMKMLREVVGGGTASFGEVPGYEVAGKTGTADKPKPNGGYYDEKVLATFASVFPASKPEYVLVVTLDEPVETSGDEPRRTAGWTAVPVAAEIIRRVAPLLGLRPEFEPAVLDGITLTSGATQ from the coding sequence ATGATCAGAACACCGTTGCGTCCGCTGGCACAAATCCTCAAAGCGCGGGATGCGGGGCAGAACCCTGATGCGATTGAACGCGAAAACATTCGCCTGCGGCACGAGGAAATGCGCGATCAGGCGCGTCAGCGCGCCGAAGGGCGGCTTTTGGTCATGGGCGTTTTCTTCACGCTTGCATTCCTTGTCATCGGCGCACGCATGGGGATCATGACGCAGTCAGAGCCGGTAGAGCCGCGTGCCGGTGTGGCCGGGGTCGAGATTCTGGCGCAGCGCGCGGATATCGTGGATCGCCATGGACGTATCCTTGCGACAAATTTTGAAACCCACAGCCTTTATGCGCAACCGCAGCAGATGGTTGAGCCGGAGCGCGCGGTCAAAGAACTGGTGGCGCTGTTTCCCGATCTGGATGAAAAGCGTTTGCTCAAGGACTTCACCGGAAGCCGTAAGTTCCTGTGGGTCAAAAAGAAACTCAGCCCGGAGCAGGTGCAGGCGGTGCACGATATTGGTGAGCCGGGGCTGCTCTTTGGACCGCGCGAGATGCGGCTTTACCCCAACGGACGGTTGGCGGCGCATGTCATGGGCGGGGCCAGCTTTGGCCGGGAAGGCGTGCATGCGGCCGAAGTGATTGGCGTGGCCGGTGTTGAAAAGTATTTTGACGACCGCCTGCGTGACCCTGCGTATGGCCATGAGCCGCTGACGCTATCGCTTGATCTGTCGGTGCAATCTGCGCTGGAGCGTGTGCTGCAGGGTGGCATGATGTTGATGAATGCCAAGGGTGCTGCGGCGGTCTTGATGAAGGTAGAGACGGGTGAGGTTCTGGCTGTGGCCAGCCTGCCGGATTTTGACCCCAATGATCGACCCCGTCCTCCGACCGAAGGCAATCCCGAGGACAGCCCGCTTTTTAACCGCGCTGTGCAGGGGGTGTATGAACTGGGCTCTGTGTTCAAGAGCTTCACCGTCGCGCAAGCGCTTGATTTGCGGTTGGTGAATCCGTCGACCATCATAGACACCAAAGGACCGCTGCGCTGGGGCAAGCACAAAATCCGCGATTTCCGCAATTACGGTCCCGAATTGTCGGTGACTGAGGTGATTGTGAAATCCTCCAACATCGGCACCGCGCGGATTGCCCAGATGATCGGGGCCAAACGCCAGCAGGATTTCCTGAAATCCTTGGGCCTGTTTGAAGCCACGCCCATCGAGATCGTTGAGGCCAAAGGCGGAGAGCCTCTTTTGCCGCCCAAATGGTCTGAGCTGTCGACCATGACCGTGGCTTATGGGCATGGTATGTCCACAAGCCCCATGCATTTGGCTGCCGGATATGCCACGCTGGCCAATGGTGGGTATCTGGTGAAACCGACCTTGCTCAAGCAGCCACGTAATCAACGCGGCCCGCAGGTGATGTCCAAGGCCGCAGCAGATCGCACGATGAAAATGCTGCGCGAAGTTGTGGGCGGCGGCACCGCCTCCTTCGGGGAAGTGCCGGGGTATGAGGTGGCGGGTAAGACCGGCACGGCGGATAAGCCCAAACCAAATGGCGGGTATTACGACGAGAAAGTACTGGCCACTTTCGCCAGTGTCTTTCCGGCCAGCAAACCGGAGTATGTGCTGGTCGTGACGCTGGATGAGCCGGTCGAAACCTCGGGCGATGAGCCACGCCGAACCGCAGGATGGACAGCCGTTCCCGTGGCGGCAGAGATCATCCGCCGGGTGGCGCCACTTTTGGGTTTGCGGCCCGAGTTTGAACCTGCCGTATTAGACGGTATAACGCTCACATCAGGGGCGACCCAATAG
- the ftsL gene encoding cell division protein FtsL, translated as MRSFYYVMTSLMVIGLAFWAYRENYETQEAQARSVEVQQQIAEARERLRFLNAEWAYLNRPERLRDLAEINFKRLGLLPLQPNQFGKVDQVSFPRVEEPLDIWSTVEVMDREAEQ; from the coding sequence ATGCGCTCTTTTTATTATGTAATGACCTCTCTCATGGTGATTGGGTTGGCCTTTTGGGCCTACCGGGAGAACTACGAGACGCAAGAGGCGCAGGCGCGGTCGGTTGAAGTGCAACAGCAAATCGCCGAGGCGCGTGAGAGGCTGCGGTTTCTCAATGCGGAATGGGCCTATTTGAACCGGCCTGAGCGGTTGCGGGACCTGGCCGAGATCAATTTCAAGCGGTTGGGGCTTTTGCCGCTGCAGCCCAATCAGTTTGGCAAAGTTGATCAGGTGTCGTTCCCGCGTGTCGAAGAACCGCTGGATATCTGGAGCACGGTTGAAGTGATGGACCGGGAGGCAGAGCAATGA
- the rsmH gene encoding 16S rRNA (cytosine(1402)-N(4))-methyltransferase RsmH, with amino-acid sequence MSPHIPVLIGPLVAAVSPVSGRWLDGTLGAGGYTRALLEAGADHVTGLDRDPLAMELAASWAAGYDDRITLVQGVFSELDQHGQNFDGIVLDLGVSSMQLDQAQRGFSFMKDGPLDMRMSQDGPSAAELVNTMEEAALADILYLYGEERASRRIARAIVTKRADVPIVTTLQLAEIIESALPRAKPGQAHPATRSFQAIRIAVNDEYGELVEGLQAAERALKPGGHLAVVTFHSIEDRMVKRFLQIKTGSTGQGSRHAPEMTREAPQFTQTTRKAIVADADEIAQNPRARSAKLRVATRTDEPARPVDRSAIGMPIAKGRH; translated from the coding sequence ATGTCCCCACATATCCCTGTGCTTATTGGGCCGCTTGTTGCGGCTGTTTCTCCGGTCTCGGGCCGCTGGCTTGACGGCACGTTGGGTGCAGGTGGCTATACGCGCGCCCTGCTGGAGGCGGGTGCCGATCATGTGACCGGTCTGGACCGCGATCCGCTGGCGATGGAGTTGGCTGCAAGTTGGGCCGCGGGGTATGACGACCGGATCACTTTGGTGCAGGGCGTCTTTTCCGAACTGGATCAGCACGGGCAAAACTTTGATGGCATCGTGCTCGACCTTGGTGTCTCATCCATGCAGCTTGATCAGGCGCAACGCGGCTTTTCCTTCATGAAAGACGGCCCGCTCGACATGCGTATGAGCCAGGATGGGCCAAGTGCGGCGGAGTTGGTCAACACGATGGAAGAGGCGGCGCTGGCCGATATTCTCTATCTTTATGGTGAGGAACGCGCCAGCCGCCGCATTGCGCGTGCCATTGTAACCAAACGCGCCGATGTGCCAATCGTTACGACGCTACAACTGGCGGAAATAATTGAGAGCGCTCTTCCCCGTGCCAAACCGGGTCAGGCGCATCCTGCGACCCGCAGTTTTCAGGCGATCCGCATTGCGGTGAACGATGAATATGGCGAGCTGGTTGAGGGTTTGCAGGCGGCAGAGCGCGCGCTCAAACCGGGTGGGCATCTTGCCGTGGTCACGTTTCATTCGATTGAAGATCGCATGGTGAAGCGGTTTTTGCAGATCAAGACCGGCTCTACTGGGCAGGGCAGTCGCCATGCCCCTGAAATGACCCGCGAGGCGCCGCAATTCACCCAAACCACCCGCAAGGCCATTGTGGCGGATGCGGATGAAATTGCTCAAAACCCCCGCGCGCGCAGTGCCAAGCTACGTGTGGCGACGCGTACGGATGAACCTGCGCGTCCGGTGGATCGCTCTGCCATTGGCATGCCGATTGCGAAAGGACGACACTAA
- a CDS encoding division/cell wall cluster transcriptional repressor MraZ: MTLSFRGEFNQKVDGKGRMSIPADFRAVLADGDPRCPENPLPRMVVLHGPHLKNCLQAYTIEAMAEIEADIRAMPRGSEARKRASKMILGKSWDTEIDKDGRIVLPQRLRQQIGLDGEATMVAMGEYFEIWNADTYEGTEGAEMEAWLSEQSDDFDPLTLVYPPGED; this comes from the coding sequence GTGACGCTGAGCTTCAGAGGCGAGTTTAACCAGAAGGTTGACGGCAAGGGTCGGATGTCGATCCCTGCCGATTTTCGCGCTGTGCTGGCCGATGGCGACCCGCGCTGCCCGGAAAACCCGTTGCCTCGCATGGTCGTGTTGCACGGACCCCATCTGAAGAATTGTCTACAGGCTTATACGATTGAGGCGATGGCCGAGATCGAGGCCGATATCCGTGCCATGCCGCGCGGGTCCGAGGCGCGTAAACGTGCCAGCAAGATGATCTTGGGCAAATCCTGGGATACCGAAATTGACAAGGACGGCCGGATTGTTCTGCCGCAGCGTTTGCGCCAGCAGATTGGGCTGGACGGCGAGGCAACGATGGTCGCCATGGGCGAGTATTTTGAGATCTGGAACGCCGACACCTATGAAGGCACGGAAGGGGCCGAGATGGAGGCCTGGCTGTCCGAGCAGTCGGATGACTTCGATCCCCTCACTCTGGTTTACCCACCGGGCGAGGATTGA
- a CDS encoding RidA family protein, which yields MPGEAIGRCSAVQAGGLAYIVATDPFCADGIAAQTANTLEELDRLLREVGSDKTQLLQATVYLSDIAFKPEMDVEWNDWIGPEANWPQRACVGVALDPGYLIEVVVTARSVEE from the coding sequence ATGCCCGGAGAGGCAATAGGCCGATGTTCTGCCGTACAAGCCGGTGGGCTGGCTTATATCGTTGCCACTGATCCGTTTTGCGCGGATGGGATTGCGGCGCAGACCGCAAATACGTTGGAGGAGCTTGATAGGCTTCTGCGCGAGGTCGGCAGCGACAAGACTCAGCTGCTTCAGGCGACGGTGTATCTGAGCGATATCGCCTTCAAACCAGAGATGGACGTCGAGTGGAACGATTGGATCGGTCCGGAGGCGAACTGGCCACAACGGGCCTGCGTAGGCGTGGCGCTGGATCCGGGGTATCTGATCGAAGTTGTGGTGACGGCCAGGTCGGTGGAAGAGTAA
- a CDS encoding GNAT family N-acetyltransferase translates to MSTRDDLTIRPVRDDNRDALWPILRDVIRPGDTYAIDPGISREDILHLRCDMPAASYVAERDGEILGTYYIKTNQQGGGAHVCNCGYITAPAAQGQGIARAMCVHSQTAARDLGYEAMQFNFVVASNVGAIALWIKLGFETVGRLPRAFRHPEQGLVDALVMFKWLGD, encoded by the coding sequence ATGTCAACGCGTGATGACCTAACGATAAGGCCAGTGCGCGACGATAACCGTGACGCGCTCTGGCCGATCCTGCGCGACGTGATCCGGCCCGGGGATACCTATGCCATTGATCCGGGTATCTCGCGTGAGGACATTCTGCACCTACGGTGCGATATGCCTGCGGCGAGCTATGTGGCCGAGCGGGATGGCGAGATCCTTGGCACCTATTACATCAAGACCAATCAGCAGGGCGGTGGTGCCCATGTCTGCAACTGCGGTTACATTACGGCACCGGCCGCACAGGGGCAGGGGATTGCCCGGGCGATGTGTGTTCACAGCCAGACTGCGGCGCGCGATTTGGGTTATGAGGCCATGCAGTTCAATTTTGTGGTCGCCAGCAATGTGGGGGCGATAGCGCTTTGGATAAAGCTGGGGTTTGAAACTGTGGGGCGGTTGCCGCGCGCGTTTCGACATCCCGAGCAGGGGCTGGTGGATGCGTTGGTGATGTTCAAGTGGCTTGGAGATTGA
- the acuI gene encoding acryloyl-CoA reductase: MFNALVVEKDEESGKTSAVVKEISDADLPEGNVTVAVEYSTVNYKDGLCIGPGGGLVRSYPHVPGIDFAGTVEASQDDRYKPGDKVVLTGWRVGEVHWGGYAQKARVNADWLVPLPMGLDTRQAMAVGTAGFTAMLAVMALEDHGIKDGPVLVTGAAGGVGSVATAILANLGHEVAGVTGRPETADYLKSLGATQIVAREEINETTKRPLEAETWGGCVDAVGGEMLARALGQIKYGGSVAAVGLAGGAGLPATVIPFLLRGVNLLGIDSVMQPYENRLRAWERIAKDLPMDKLEAMIQPATLADLPGLGADILKGQVKGRVVVDVNA, from the coding sequence ATGTTCAACGCATTGGTTGTTGAAAAGGACGAAGAGAGCGGCAAGACCTCGGCTGTGGTCAAGGAAATCAGTGACGCGGATTTGCCCGAGGGTAATGTGACCGTCGCCGTCGAATACTCGACAGTGAATTACAAGGACGGCCTGTGCATTGGGCCGGGCGGCGGATTGGTGCGCAGCTATCCGCATGTGCCGGGCATTGACTTTGCCGGAACCGTCGAGGCGTCTCAGGATGATCGGTACAAGCCCGGTGACAAGGTTGTTCTGACCGGCTGGCGTGTGGGCGAGGTGCACTGGGGCGGCTATGCCCAAAAGGCGCGGGTCAACGCCGACTGGCTTGTTCCTTTGCCAATGGGTCTTGATACACGCCAGGCGATGGCTGTGGGCACAGCCGGATTCACGGCGATGCTTGCAGTGATGGCTTTGGAAGATCACGGGATCAAGGATGGGCCGGTTTTGGTCACAGGCGCCGCTGGTGGCGTTGGGTCCGTGGCCACGGCCATTCTGGCCAATCTGGGTCATGAGGTGGCGGGTGTGACCGGACGGCCCGAGACGGCGGATTATCTTAAAAGCCTTGGGGCCACGCAGATCGTGGCACGCGAAGAGATCAACGAGACCACCAAGCGCCCGCTCGAGGCCGAGACCTGGGGCGGATGTGTGGATGCCGTGGGCGGCGAGATGCTGGCGCGCGCGCTTGGTCAGATCAAGTATGGCGGCAGTGTTGCGGCTGTGGGTTTGGCAGGGGGAGCAGGGTTGCCCGCCACGGTCATTCCGTTTCTCTTGCGCGGCGTGAATCTGTTGGGTATCGACAGTGTGATGCAACCCTATGAGAACCGCCTTCGCGCATGGGAGCGGATTGCCAAGGACCTGCCGATGGACAAGCTGGAGGCGATGATCCAGCCTGCGACGCTCGCCGATTTGCCGGGGTTGGGCGCGGACATACTCAAAGGTCAGGTCAAGGGCCGCGTGGTGGTGGATGTCAACGCGTGA